In the Kribbella sp. NBC_00482 genome, one interval contains:
- a CDS encoding MFS transporter has protein sequence MLTPQTRTVHRGAILAVLLTGQFMANIDTAVANIAGPSIGADLHASEGAVGLVVSGYVVAFAVLLITGARLGSSLGYRRTFLLGLTVFTAASLACGLAPGTATLVVARFVQGAGAALMVPQVLSGIQLHFQGRDRLKALGYFSIALSGGAVAGQLLGGVLIAADLFGTGWRPIFLVNVPIGIVLVMAGRRLLPADPPGHRDRLDLGGVLALSTTVLLVIVPLLLGSERGWPTWSWLCLLLSVPALVLFEYGERRAAGRGGRPLIARPVLSNPSVRAGLLAHGCTSGTYFALLFVLALYLQGGLHKGPAYSGFAMVIWVATFGLAGPILPRLRRGVRWMPLIGCLVLAVGYLSVLMYLLLGGSAGPLLFALLGIGGLGLGITSNTLIGVVTSSLSSQYAADLSGVVATNAQLSGALGVAIAGSTYAALADDPGRALGVVLAGFIVLTLIGARAAHRLVR, from the coding sequence GTGCTCACCCCGCAGACAAGAACCGTCCATCGCGGCGCGATCCTGGCCGTCCTGCTCACCGGTCAGTTCATGGCCAATATCGACACCGCGGTCGCCAACATCGCCGGTCCGTCGATCGGTGCCGACCTGCACGCCTCCGAGGGCGCCGTCGGCCTGGTCGTGTCCGGGTACGTCGTCGCGTTCGCCGTACTGCTGATCACCGGCGCCCGCCTCGGCTCGTCGCTCGGGTACCGGCGGACGTTCCTCCTCGGTCTGACGGTCTTCACCGCGGCCTCCCTCGCCTGTGGCCTCGCCCCCGGAACCGCCACCTTGGTCGTGGCCCGCTTCGTCCAGGGAGCCGGCGCCGCACTGATGGTCCCGCAGGTGCTCAGCGGCATCCAGCTGCACTTCCAAGGTCGCGACCGTCTCAAGGCGCTCGGCTACTTCTCGATCGCGCTGTCCGGCGGCGCGGTGGCCGGCCAACTGCTCGGTGGCGTCCTCATCGCCGCAGATCTCTTCGGTACCGGCTGGCGCCCGATCTTCCTCGTCAACGTGCCGATCGGCATCGTCCTCGTCATGGCCGGCCGTCGCCTGCTGCCCGCCGATCCGCCAGGACATCGCGACCGCCTGGATCTTGGCGGCGTACTCGCCTTGTCCACAACGGTTCTGCTCGTCATCGTTCCGTTGCTGCTCGGCTCCGAACGCGGCTGGCCGACCTGGTCCTGGCTGTGCCTCCTGCTCAGCGTCCCAGCGCTGGTCCTCTTCGAGTACGGCGAACGTCGCGCAGCCGGCCGGGGTGGTCGCCCACTGATCGCACGCCCGGTCCTCAGCAACCCGTCTGTCCGCGCCGGTCTCCTCGCCCACGGCTGTACTTCGGGCACGTATTTCGCCCTGCTCTTCGTGCTCGCCCTCTACCTCCAGGGCGGTCTGCACAAAGGACCGGCGTACTCCGGCTTCGCGATGGTCATTTGGGTCGCCACGTTCGGCCTGGCCGGACCGATCCTGCCCCGACTGCGACGGGGAGTGCGGTGGATGCCTCTCATCGGCTGCCTGGTCCTGGCGGTCGGGTACCTGTCTGTGCTGATGTACCTGCTGCTTGGCGGCAGCGCCGGGCCGCTTCTGTTCGCGCTACTCGGAATAGGCGGGCTGGGGCTCGGAATCACCTCCAACACCCTCATCGGCGTTGTCACGTCCAGCCTGTCGTCGCAGTACGCCGCTGACCTGTCCGGAGTGGTCGCCACGAACGCACAGCTGTCTGGAGCGCTGGGCGTCGCGATAGCCGGTTCTACCTACGCTGCGCTGGCTGACGACCCCGGTCGGGCGCTGGGGGTCGTACTAGCGGGATTCATTGTGCTGACGCTCATCGGAGCGCGTGCGGCTCACCGACTGGTCAGGTAG
- a CDS encoding ABC transporter substrate-binding protein encodes MAIAVGFGLSLTAVACGGGNSDTPTGQASAGAKGGTVTVYSVTDVEHLDPARSFVTDSNMIGKLITRSLTEYRYDGKAKKIVLEKDLADSYEASPDFKTWTFKLKDGLKYEDGTPIVAADIKYNAERSFAADMAEGAPYAHEYLDCKGYKGPYVSGNNGGKGCTAIEVPDEKTIIFKLNRPVASFDGTASMKVFAPVPKAKDTKTQYDNHPVSSGPYKIESYTRKKQLVLVRNTNWDQKTDPIRDARPDKFIFKFGDAEATVDQRLIANGAADQSSLSFAGVQPENIAKTNQASVKDRVVEATDICRRYIAFNQQKPLLKNQKLREALYYGLDRTSYRDGRGGERLAKVVDSIIPQDMEGYKAEETFKVPDAGDPAKAKQLLTEAGYKGEKLVLGTADSGLAVKAAEAAQASWKAIGVNVEIQKIPGDNYYSTQQQDTAATDLITAGWCYDWASLTTIVPSVFGPDTTAPGKSAQNNYARSQAGWDKMEALTKETDKTKIETGLSDLYVEIMKTAPLVPTVQDLNVYVVGSNLDNVVGDPNTGGYPDLTQIGVKKVS; translated from the coding sequence GTGGCAATCGCCGTTGGGTTCGGACTGAGCCTGACCGCGGTTGCCTGCGGCGGGGGAAACAGCGATACGCCGACCGGGCAGGCTTCGGCCGGTGCCAAGGGGGGCACCGTCACCGTCTACTCCGTCACCGACGTCGAGCACCTCGACCCGGCACGGAGCTTCGTCACCGACTCGAACATGATCGGCAAGCTGATCACCCGTTCGCTGACGGAGTACCGATACGACGGCAAGGCGAAGAAGATCGTTCTCGAGAAGGACCTCGCGGACAGCTACGAGGCCAGCCCGGACTTCAAGACCTGGACCTTCAAGCTGAAGGACGGGCTGAAGTACGAGGACGGCACGCCGATCGTCGCCGCCGACATCAAGTACAACGCCGAGCGGTCGTTCGCCGCCGACATGGCCGAGGGTGCGCCGTACGCGCACGAGTACCTCGACTGCAAGGGCTACAAGGGCCCGTACGTGTCGGGGAACAACGGCGGCAAGGGCTGCACGGCGATCGAGGTCCCGGACGAGAAGACGATCATCTTCAAGCTGAACCGCCCGGTCGCCTCGTTCGACGGTACGGCGAGCATGAAGGTCTTCGCGCCGGTCCCGAAGGCGAAGGACACCAAGACCCAGTACGACAACCACCCGGTGTCGAGCGGCCCGTACAAGATCGAGTCGTACACCCGCAAGAAGCAACTGGTGCTGGTCCGCAACACCAACTGGGACCAGAAGACCGACCCGATCCGCGACGCCCGTCCGGACAAGTTCATCTTCAAGTTCGGTGACGCCGAGGCGACCGTCGACCAGCGACTGATCGCGAACGGCGCGGCGGACCAGAGCTCGCTCAGCTTCGCGGGCGTGCAGCCGGAGAACATCGCCAAGACGAACCAGGCGAGCGTCAAGGACCGCGTGGTCGAGGCCACCGACATCTGCCGCCGCTACATCGCGTTCAACCAGCAGAAGCCGCTGCTGAAGAACCAGAAGCTGCGTGAGGCCCTGTACTACGGCCTCGACCGGACGAGCTACCGCGACGGTCGTGGTGGCGAGCGGCTCGCCAAGGTGGTCGACTCGATCATTCCGCAGGACATGGAGGGCTACAAGGCGGAGGAGACCTTCAAGGTTCCCGACGCGGGCGACCCGGCGAAGGCCAAGCAGTTGCTGACCGAGGCCGGCTACAAGGGCGAGAAGCTCGTCCTGGGTACGGCGGACTCCGGTCTGGCCGTGAAGGCCGCCGAGGCCGCTCAGGCGTCCTGGAAGGCCATCGGGGTCAACGTCGAGATCCAGAAGATCCCGGGTGACAACTACTACTCGACGCAGCAGCAGGACACCGCGGCGACCGACCTGATCACCGCCGGCTGGTGCTACGACTGGGCGAGCCTCACGACGATCGTTCCGTCCGTCTTCGGACCGGACACGACCGCGCCGGGCAAGTCCGCGCAGAACAACTACGCTCGCAGCCAGGCCGGCTGGGACAAGATGGAAGCGCTGACCAAGGAGACCGACAAGACGAAGATCGAGACCGGTCTGTCCGACCTGTACGTCGAGATCATGAAGACGGCTCCGCTGGTGCCGACCGTTCAGGACCTCAACGTGTACGTCGTGGGCTCGAACCTCGACAACGTGGTGGGCGACCCGAACACCGGTGGCTACCCCGACCTGACGCAGATCGGTGTGAAGAAAGTGAGCTGA
- a CDS encoding ABC transporter ATP-binding protein, which yields MTESVTSAPPADTRAGKPFLEVKDLQVHFPTDDGLVKAVNGLNFTLERGKTLGIVGESGSGKSVSSLAIMGLHKGSKAKVTGEIWLDGAELVSMSVPEMRALRGQRVAMIFQDPLSAMHPFFRVGDQLTEAFLVHNNAPKAVAKKRAIELLDRVGIPSPDKRFYDYPHQFSGGMRQRAMIAMALMCDPSLLIADEPTTALDVTVQAQILDLMKDLQKEFNSAIILITHDLGVVAKMTENVVVMYGGRVVESGNVRDIFYRPEMPYTWGLLGSIPRVNRSGDGRLKSIRGTPPSLINLPKGCPFQPRCDYQDHVEDAVCSTELPELLQIGQEPHRVRCHIRSEQRKQLFTEQIKPSL from the coding sequence ATGACCGAATCCGTGACCAGTGCGCCGCCGGCGGACACCCGCGCCGGAAAGCCGTTCCTGGAGGTCAAGGACCTGCAGGTGCACTTCCCGACCGACGACGGGCTGGTGAAGGCCGTCAACGGCCTGAACTTCACCCTCGAGCGCGGCAAGACGCTCGGCATCGTCGGCGAGTCAGGCTCCGGCAAGAGCGTGTCCAGCCTGGCCATCATGGGGCTGCACAAGGGCAGCAAGGCGAAGGTGACCGGCGAGATCTGGCTGGACGGCGCCGAACTGGTGTCGATGTCCGTGCCCGAGATGCGGGCGCTGCGCGGCCAGCGGGTCGCGATGATCTTCCAGGATCCGCTGTCGGCGATGCACCCGTTCTTCCGGGTCGGTGACCAGCTCACCGAGGCCTTCCTGGTGCACAACAACGCGCCGAAGGCGGTGGCCAAGAAGCGCGCGATCGAGCTGCTCGACCGGGTCGGCATCCCGTCGCCGGACAAGCGGTTCTACGACTATCCGCACCAGTTCTCCGGCGGGATGCGGCAGCGCGCGATGATCGCGATGGCGCTGATGTGCGACCCCTCGCTGCTGATCGCCGACGAGCCGACCACCGCGCTCGACGTCACCGTCCAGGCCCAGATCCTGGACCTGATGAAGGATCTGCAGAAGGAGTTCAACTCCGCGATCATCCTGATCACCCACGACCTCGGTGTGGTCGCCAAGATGACCGAGAACGTGGTGGTGATGTACGGCGGCCGCGTGGTCGAGTCGGGCAACGTCCGGGACATCTTCTACCGGCCCGAGATGCCGTACACCTGGGGGCTGCTCGGCTCGATCCCCCGGGTGAACCGCAGCGGCGACGGGCGGCTCAAGTCGATCCGGGGCACTCCGCCGTCGCTGATCAACCTGCCCAAGGGCTGCCCGTTCCAGCCGCGCTGCGACTACCAGGATCACGTCGAGGATGCGGTCTGCTCCACCGAACTGCCGGAACTGCTGCAGATCGGCCAGGAACCACATCGGGTGCGGTGTCATATCAGGTCCGAACAGCGCAAGCAGCTGTTCACCGAGCAGATCAAGCCGAGCCTCTGA
- a CDS encoding GNAT family N-acetyltransferase gives MPGVRIVSGLGARDIGHRVVVRHRIPGGLTDVIGVLQAWTPDLVTVRHADGELHEILAADVTAAKTIPEMPLRPVDVDQLFLTTALGRPAVETAYVGHWLLRASSGWTGRGNSLLPAGDPGMPVADALQHAIAFYDQHGLRAQALVRVGSPYDEEIRACGWVDARPEQSDVLVMHTTLDHVNGSPEYDVQLAEAPNDAWYGTAFDGPVPDVAPKVLEGAPKVAFASIVLDDVVVAVGRGSMTGHWLGVDAIRVTDGYRRRGLGTAIVQALARWAGPHGGRRTYLEVLVENTAAMTTYTRLGYREAYRYRYLTSR, from the coding sequence GTGCCAGGAGTCCGGATCGTGTCAGGCCTGGGTGCCCGTGATATCGGCCACCGTGTCGTCGTCCGGCACCGGATACCGGGCGGTCTGACCGATGTCATCGGCGTTCTGCAGGCGTGGACCCCCGATCTCGTCACTGTCCGCCACGCCGACGGCGAATTACACGAGATCCTGGCTGCCGACGTGACCGCGGCCAAGACCATCCCCGAGATGCCGCTCCGTCCGGTGGACGTCGACCAACTCTTCCTCACCACCGCACTGGGCCGCCCAGCGGTCGAGACGGCGTACGTCGGCCACTGGTTGCTCCGGGCATCGTCGGGCTGGACGGGCCGCGGCAACTCGCTCCTGCCCGCGGGCGACCCCGGTATGCCGGTCGCGGACGCTCTCCAGCACGCGATCGCGTTCTACGACCAGCACGGCCTACGGGCACAGGCCCTCGTCCGCGTCGGCAGCCCGTACGACGAGGAGATCCGCGCCTGCGGCTGGGTAGACGCCCGTCCGGAGCAGTCCGACGTACTCGTCATGCACACCACGCTCGACCACGTGAACGGCTCGCCCGAGTACGACGTACAGCTCGCCGAGGCGCCGAACGACGCGTGGTACGGGACCGCTTTCGACGGCCCGGTGCCGGATGTCGCACCCAAAGTCCTCGAAGGCGCCCCGAAGGTGGCGTTCGCGTCGATCGTGCTGGACGACGTCGTGGTCGCGGTGGGGCGCGGGTCCATGACCGGGCACTGGCTCGGTGTGGACGCGATCCGTGTCACTGACGGCTACCGCCGCCGTGGCCTCGGTACGGCGATCGTGCAGGCGCTGGCGCGCTGGGCAGGCCCGCACGGCGGCCGCCGCACCTATCTGGAGGTGCTCGTCGAGAACACCGCCGCGATGACGACGTACACCCGTCTTGGCTACCGCGAGGCCTATCGCTACCGCTACCTGACCAGTCGGTGA
- a CDS encoding VanW family protein gives MGRKQLAGIIAAAGLGVVVVGYGAAFAFAGAKIPTDTTVLGIPIGGLSEDDAKTKLTAGLKDRVAAPIALKAGDAKFQVLPADAGLSVDVDKTVDAAGAGRSLAPGRIWHALSGGDAVEPVVTKDDAKLKAAVEKLAGQVNRKATEGTITFKGTQPVKHDPADGLQLDSAKAVDAVLAAYPSDGTPKELPAGVTKPQAATEAIDKALKEFAEPAMSGPVRLTVGSKSVELEPAELAPALAVSVQEGKVIPALGTKSLEPLFLQRFKTLETLPKDATVQIVGAGPKVVPAVNGMVVDRAKVGAAILAILPKPTGERRAAVPLTPTPAKFTTAQATALGITQNIGDFKTEFPHAPYRNTNIGTAAAKINGTLLKPNEEFSLNKVVGERTKENGFAEGYIISGGKFEKDFGGGVSQSATTTFNAAFFAGLKIVEHKAHSVYISRYPVGREATVAWGSVDLKFLNDSGHGLLVQTIFKASTPGSKGSIRVIIWGTKFVDITAGQSAKTNFRQPGLVYNTAAKCEPQAPTAGFDITIYRYFAKNGVRQKTESFTTKYNAADDIRCGPKPGTTVTPPPGGISTPPGRKPGVTTTRPPS, from the coding sequence GTGGGGAGAAAGCAGCTCGCGGGGATCATCGCCGCCGCGGGGCTCGGTGTTGTCGTCGTGGGCTACGGCGCGGCGTTCGCGTTCGCCGGAGCCAAGATCCCGACGGACACGACCGTGCTCGGCATCCCGATCGGCGGCCTGTCCGAGGACGACGCGAAGACGAAGCTGACCGCGGGTCTCAAGGACCGCGTGGCGGCGCCGATCGCGCTGAAGGCGGGCGACGCCAAGTTCCAGGTGCTGCCGGCCGACGCCGGGCTCTCGGTGGACGTGGACAAGACCGTCGACGCCGCGGGCGCGGGCCGCAGCCTGGCCCCGGGCCGGATCTGGCACGCGCTGAGCGGCGGGGACGCGGTCGAGCCGGTCGTCACCAAGGACGACGCGAAGCTGAAGGCCGCCGTCGAGAAGCTGGCCGGCCAGGTGAATCGCAAGGCCACCGAGGGCACGATCACCTTCAAGGGCACGCAGCCGGTGAAGCACGACCCGGCCGACGGCCTGCAACTGGACTCCGCGAAGGCGGTCGACGCGGTGCTCGCGGCGTACCCCTCGGACGGGACCCCGAAGGAACTTCCGGCCGGCGTGACCAAGCCGCAGGCCGCCACCGAGGCGATCGACAAGGCGCTGAAGGAGTTCGCCGAGCCCGCGATGTCGGGGCCGGTCCGGCTGACGGTCGGGTCGAAGTCGGTCGAGCTGGAGCCGGCCGAGCTGGCACCGGCGCTGGCGGTCAGCGTGCAGGAGGGCAAGGTCATCCCGGCGCTGGGCACCAAATCGCTGGAGCCGCTGTTCCTGCAGCGGTTCAAGACGCTGGAGACGCTACCGAAGGACGCGACGGTGCAGATCGTCGGCGCCGGGCCGAAGGTGGTCCCGGCGGTCAACGGCATGGTCGTCGACCGGGCGAAGGTCGGTGCGGCGATCCTCGCGATCCTGCCGAAGCCGACCGGTGAGCGGCGGGCCGCCGTCCCGCTGACGCCGACCCCGGCGAAGTTCACCACCGCGCAGGCGACCGCGCTCGGGATCACGCAGAACATCGGCGACTTCAAGACCGAGTTCCCGCACGCGCCGTACCGCAACACCAACATCGGTACGGCGGCGGCCAAGATCAACGGCACGCTGCTGAAGCCGAACGAAGAGTTCAGCCTGAACAAGGTCGTCGGCGAGCGGACCAAGGAGAACGGGTTCGCCGAGGGGTACATCATCAGCGGCGGCAAGTTCGAGAAGGACTTCGGCGGCGGTGTCTCGCAGTCGGCGACCACCACCTTCAACGCGGCGTTCTTCGCCGGGCTGAAGATCGTCGAGCACAAGGCGCACAGCGTCTACATCAGCCGCTACCCGGTCGGGCGTGAGGCGACCGTTGCCTGGGGGTCGGTCGACCTGAAGTTCCTGAACGACTCCGGGCACGGCCTGCTGGTGCAGACGATCTTCAAGGCCTCGACCCCGGGCAGCAAGGGCAGCATCCGGGTCATCATCTGGGGCACCAAGTTCGTCGACATCACCGCCGGGCAGTCGGCGAAGACGAACTTCCGCCAGCCGGGCCTCGTCTACAACACGGCCGCGAAGTGCGAGCCGCAGGCGCCGACCGCGGGCTTCGACATCACCATCTACCGGTACTTCGCGAAGAACGGCGTACGGCAGAAGACCGAGTCGTTCACCACGAAGTACAACGCGGCCGACGACATCCGCTGCGGGCCGAAGCCGGGCACCACCGTGACTCCGCCGCCGGGCGGGATCTCGACCCCACCCGGCCGGAAGCCGGGTGTCACGACGACCCGGCCGCCCAGCTGA
- a CDS encoding ABC transporter ATP-binding protein yields the protein MSTTTSAEQTTGKESAGGELLLETRGLQRYFPVTQGIIFQRQTGAVKAVDGIDLSIHAGETLGVVGESGCGKTTTGRLVTRLDEPTGGTISFMGSDITHLNRARMRPFRREVQMIFQDPFSSLNPRQTVGTIIAAPFEIQKVKSESGTKKSVQTLMERVGLNPEHYNRYPHEFSGGQRQRIGVARALALRPKLIVCDEPVSALDVSIQAQIVNLLEDLQEEFGLAYLFIAHDLSVIRHISDRVAVMYLGKVVETATRDELYNHSRHPYTHALLSAVPEADPDAEEARERIRLTGDVPSPLNPPSGCRFRTRCWKAQEICAAEEPPLLQIGAPGHQAACHFPEERDVV from the coding sequence GTGAGTACGACGACATCTGCCGAGCAGACGACCGGCAAGGAGTCCGCGGGTGGCGAACTGCTGCTCGAGACGCGCGGGCTGCAACGCTATTTCCCGGTGACGCAGGGGATCATCTTCCAGCGGCAGACCGGCGCGGTGAAGGCGGTCGACGGGATCGACCTCAGCATCCACGCCGGCGAGACGCTCGGTGTGGTCGGTGAGTCCGGTTGCGGGAAGACCACCACGGGCCGGCTGGTGACCCGGCTGGACGAGCCGACCGGCGGCACGATCTCGTTCATGGGCTCGGACATCACCCACCTGAACCGGGCCCGGATGCGCCCGTTCCGGCGGGAGGTCCAGATGATCTTCCAGGACCCGTTCTCGTCGCTGAACCCGCGGCAGACGGTCGGCACCATCATCGCGGCGCCGTTCGAGATCCAGAAGGTGAAGAGCGAGAGCGGGACGAAGAAGTCGGTCCAGACCCTGATGGAACGGGTCGGGCTGAATCCCGAGCACTACAACCGCTATCCGCACGAGTTCTCCGGCGGCCAGCGCCAGCGGATCGGGGTCGCCCGGGCGCTCGCGCTGCGGCCGAAGCTGATCGTCTGCGACGAGCCGGTGTCGGCGCTCGACGTGTCGATCCAGGCCCAGATCGTGAACCTGCTCGAGGACCTGCAGGAGGAGTTCGGCCTCGCCTACCTGTTCATCGCGCACGACCTGTCGGTGATCCGGCACATCTCCGACCGAGTCGCGGTGATGTACCTCGGCAAGGTGGTCGAGACGGCCACCCGCGACGAGCTCTACAACCACTCCCGGCACCCGTACACGCACGCGCTGCTGTCCGCGGTGCCGGAGGCCGATCCGGACGCGGAGGAAGCGCGCGAGCGGATCCGGCTGACCGGTGACGTACCGAGCCCATTGAACCCGCCCTCGGGGTGCCGCTTCCGGACCAGATGCTGGAAGGCACAGGAGATCTGCGCTGCGGAAGAGCCGCCGCTGCTGCAGATCGGGGCCCCGGGCCATCAAGCGGCCTGCCACTTCCCCGAGGAACGGGACGTGGTCTGA
- the mshB gene encoding N-acetyl-1-D-myo-inositol-2-amino-2-deoxy-alpha-D-glucopyranoside deacetylase — MVELAERRLMLVHAHPDDETINNGVTMARYVAEGAHVTLITCTLGEEGEVLVPELSHLAADQDDGLGEHRIGELANAMAELGVTDHRFLGGPGKYRDTGMIYNDEGNADVPPQTRKDSFWQADLVAAANDLVPVIRELRPQVLVTYDEWGNYGHPDHIKAHRVATYAAALAAARSYREDLGPAWDIPKIYWTAMAESRMREQLRALRDAGDTTTFEGMDPDGPMPPMITPDRLIDCVIEGEEFIDRKMNAMKAHATQITVDGPFFALSNNNGNQIWASEPYRLVKGTPAPGPDGVERDLFAGL; from the coding sequence ATGGTTGAGCTTGCTGAGCGCCGGCTGATGCTGGTGCACGCCCACCCGGACGACGAAACCATCAACAACGGTGTGACGATGGCGCGGTACGTCGCGGAGGGCGCCCACGTCACCCTGATCACCTGCACTCTCGGCGAAGAGGGCGAGGTCCTCGTCCCCGAGCTGTCCCACCTGGCCGCCGACCAGGACGACGGCCTCGGCGAGCACCGGATCGGTGAGCTCGCGAACGCGATGGCCGAGCTCGGTGTCACCGACCACCGGTTCCTCGGCGGCCCGGGGAAGTACCGCGACACCGGGATGATCTACAACGACGAGGGCAACGCGGACGTCCCGCCGCAGACCCGTAAGGACAGCTTCTGGCAGGCCGACCTGGTCGCCGCGGCGAACGATCTGGTCCCGGTGATCCGTGAGCTCCGCCCGCAGGTCCTGGTGACCTACGACGAGTGGGGCAACTACGGCCACCCCGATCACATCAAGGCGCACCGCGTCGCGACGTACGCCGCCGCGCTGGCCGCCGCCCGGTCGTACCGGGAGGATCTCGGCCCGGCCTGGGACATCCCGAAGATCTACTGGACCGCGATGGCCGAGTCCCGGATGCGCGAGCAGCTCCGGGCGCTCCGCGACGCCGGTGACACCACCACGTTCGAGGGGATGGACCCGGACGGCCCGATGCCGCCGATGATCACGCCGGACCGGCTGATCGACTGCGTGATCGAGGGCGAGGAGTTCATCGACCGGAAGATGAACGCGATGAAGGCGCACGCCACCCAGATCACCGTCGACGGACCGTTCTTCGCGCTGTCCAACAACAACGGCAACCAGATCTGGGCCTCCGAGCCGTACCGCCTGGTCAAGGGCACCCCGGCCCCCGGCCCGGACGGCGTGGAGCGCGACCTGTTCGCGGGCCTGTAG
- a CDS encoding type II toxin-antitoxin system PemK/MazF family toxin, translated as MADDVVAYPGDFEGTVRVEYTPHPDDGVADPGEIVWTWVPFEEDFSRGKDRPVLVVGWDEPFLLALILTSKDHDRDAADEARWGRVWLDIGSGTWDKENRPSEVRLDRVLRIDPQQVRREGAVIEESIFDQVAAGLHDLNRG; from the coding sequence ATGGCGGATGATGTGGTCGCGTACCCGGGGGACTTCGAAGGCACGGTGCGGGTGGAGTACACGCCGCACCCGGACGACGGGGTCGCGGATCCCGGTGAGATCGTCTGGACCTGGGTGCCGTTCGAGGAGGACTTCAGCCGCGGCAAGGACCGCCCCGTGCTGGTCGTCGGCTGGGACGAGCCGTTCCTGCTGGCGCTGATCCTCACCAGCAAGGACCACGACCGCGACGCCGCCGACGAGGCGCGCTGGGGCCGGGTCTGGCTCGACATCGGCAGCGGGACCTGGGACAAGGAGAACCGGCCCAGCGAAGTTCGACTGGACCGCGTCCTCCGCATCGACCCGCAACAGGTCCGCCGCGAGGGCGCCGTGATCGAAGAATCGATCTTCGATCAGGTCGCGGCCGGACTGCACGACCTCAACCGCGGCTGA
- a CDS encoding flavin reductase family protein codes for MSSTESSGSVPPAEFRAALGQFASGITIMSTLQDGVAHAMTANAFTSVSLDPPLVLVCVDKGVRMHSAVLDCGYWAVSVLSGAQRAIAERFARSGRDLYSQFDGIGTTAGPKTGCPTVDGALSWLECRTWATYDGGDHTIVVGEVLSLGTGDPGDPSALIYHSSHYRELPGN; via the coding sequence GTGTCCTCAACCGAGTCGAGTGGGAGCGTCCCACCTGCGGAGTTCCGCGCTGCGCTCGGCCAGTTCGCGTCGGGGATCACGATCATGAGCACGCTGCAGGACGGCGTCGCGCACGCGATGACCGCGAACGCGTTCACCTCGGTCTCGCTCGATCCGCCGCTGGTGCTGGTCTGCGTCGACAAGGGCGTCCGGATGCACTCCGCCGTACTGGACTGCGGCTACTGGGCCGTGTCGGTGCTGTCCGGGGCGCAGCGGGCGATCGCGGAGCGGTTCGCGCGGTCCGGGCGGGACCTGTACAGCCAGTTCGACGGCATCGGTACGACGGCCGGCCCGAAAACCGGCTGCCCGACCGTCGACGGCGCCCTCTCGTGGCTCGAGTGCCGGACCTGGGCGACGTACGACGGGGGAGACCACACGATCGTGGTGGGCGAGGTGCTCAGCCTCGGGACGGGCGATCCGGGCGACCCGAGCGCCTTGATCTACCATTCCAGTCACTACCGGGAACTGCCCGGAAACTGA
- a CDS encoding LuxR C-terminal-related transcriptional regulator has translation MSVYPAISAVRLKDVAPEVVCEVYELGSHRRTPAAVKELTSRQVTIGRMMSTGAKDAAIARDLGLSLRTVRSEISALIAGLGAKSRFQAGCLLVRRFG, from the coding sequence ATGTCGGTGTACCCGGCAATTTCGGCGGTGCGGCTCAAGGACGTCGCGCCCGAGGTCGTCTGTGAGGTCTACGAGCTCGGATCGCACCGGCGGACTCCCGCCGCGGTCAAGGAGCTGACCAGCCGCCAGGTGACGATCGGCCGGATGATGTCCACCGGTGCGAAGGACGCCGCGATCGCGCGCGACCTGGGGTTGTCGCTGCGGACCGTGCGCTCCGAGATCAGCGCGCTGATCGCCGGCCTCGGCGCGAAGTCGCGGTTCCAGGCCGGGTGCCTGCTGGTCCGCCGCTTCGGCTGA